Proteins from one Clostridium cellulovorans 743B genomic window:
- a CDS encoding non-ribosomal peptide synthetase has protein sequence MKGKNNFMFNFKTLAEAITYRKDTVDKGILFIKGEKEEFYLSYKDLYVKSLKYLYSLQQEGMNAGDELVFQINDNCEFICVFWACILGGIVPVPVTIGNNHEHKLKLVKILNILNNPFLIADEKSVVSFKKFIEENDIIDFDKMYENKLISLENLDKVDGIGQLHKVDSKDIAFIQFSSGSTGDPKGVILTHDNLLTNIYAIIKGGKIEVSESVLTWMPLTHDMGLIGCHLTPLINGMLQMNMHTSLFIKYPTLWMKKANEHRANILQSPNFGYKYFLSWFKSEIAKDWDLSCVRLIFNGAEPISIELCHEFTEIMAEYNLSRNVIFPVYGLAEACLAVTFPPVEEEIHTIKLVRDSIVLGSKVEITNSDENSVQFVEVGYPVDNCYVKICDEDNNTLEEEFVGVIHIKGNNVTSGYFNNKEATDAVISDDNWLDTGDLGFLRNGRLVVTGRKKDIIFINGQNYYPHDIERVVETIEGVRGGGVAACGVYNKELDKEEICVFVLFKKHLTEFSKLALEIKKYISENMGLEVSNVLPVKKIPKTTSGKVQRYRFKKDYEEGLYSQLVKDLDEVISKVFSERTIEEASTETEKTLVDICKKIFKFEILGVTDSFFDLGINSIKIAELSNKISKEFSVQIPISDMFSCSNIRLLAKYIDEADRNQYVAIDKITEEEEYYQVSSAQKRIFILEDIEQGGLMYNMPGALVLEGSLDIEHLENSFRKLIDRHEALRTSFLFVNDEPRQKIHEEVTFNLNCEQCDEKDIDAIINDFIRPFNLNEAPLMRVKLLKVKEDKYYLLIDMHHIISDGVSVNLLIKDLNKLYNNEELPELKLQYKDFAAWQNKILSVGNVEKQKNYWIDRFSGDIPVLSMSMDYNRPATQSFEGDKIYFDLDEKLSLKLNKVAKDAGSTMYMVLLAAYNVLLSRYSGQEDIIVGSPIAGRTRTELENVMGMFVNTLAMRNAPVSSLSFLEFLEDVKKNTLSAIDNQEYQFEDLVEALNIPRDISRNPLFDTMFTMQNMENTQMNLEGLKVKSYNIDSKAAKFDMSLDAIEKDDKILFELEYCTALFKKETIEALKNHFINILTSVSEEPNVKLAEIDMLSDIEKQLIVDKFNSKKCQYDFRKTLHELFEENAKNNPTKTAVIYEDSKISYEELNKKSNRIANYLISQGISNENLVGVLMERTPLMVEAILGIWKSNNAYIPLDSKHPVERKIGVLKDSDAEAIITLSEFIDEEFKKEYKGKIVVLDLIEEEILNQSIDNPGLNSDIDSLAYVLFTSGSTGKPKGVMIEHKGMLNHIFAERDELNLDSNMVFAQNASHCFDISVWQFFAALALGGTTAIYSNELILEPTKFTKQIINNKVTLLEVVPSYLMTIMDAVEEDSTLTLEDLKWLMITGEAVKNSVVKRWFTLKPNIKMINAYGPAEASDDITQYIIDEFPENLENIPIGTPLNNVNLYIADKDMNLCPVGVVGEICVSGICVGRGYINNPEKTAEVFLDDPFINGENVRLYRTGDLGKWIPDGSIEFIGRRDYQVKVRGFRIELGEIENVFAGYKGVRDVVAVTKNDHRGNNFICAYYSTDEEVEVQEIKEYLSRYIPEYMIPAYFMEMEQLPLLSNAKVDRKSLPDPTFERTEEYVLPSNEVEEKLLEIWKEILKLDRISVTDNFFSIGGHSLRAANLSARISREINVKIPTKDIFIYPTIKELAVQIEKSQPDNYKAIELIEESEYYELSSAQKRLYVLDSFEENSTMYNMPGVMVVEGSLDKIQLENAFKKIIERHETLRSSFHYLENEPYQKVYETVEFSLSYDEKDEEEIYALAKEFIKPFDLTKAPLLRAGIVKVEEAKHYLFFDMHHIVSDGISIDVLTSELSDIYNGIEPSPIKVQYKDFASWQNDILKSEEMKIHEEYWLNKFSGEIPILAMPTDYTRPSVQSFEGNRIFFEANSELTTKLKKLVKETDTTLYMVLLSAYNVLLSKYTGQDDIVVGSPSAGREKVELENMIGMFVNTLALRNIQKPTMTFKEFLLNVKEDSLKAYESQSYQFEELVEKLNIPRDISRNPIFDTMFTMQNTENLEIAMGGLTFKPYRIDFNVSKFDLSLDAVENKGKIEFEMEYCTALFKKETIDRISDHFINILSSIVENPNAKLSEITLLTEKEKKQILCDFNGKKVPYDFSKTLHQLFEDNAVKTPDKTAIIFGDENISYDALNKKSNSFARYLIEKNVKLETIVGVMLHRSPRFVESVLAIWKAGGAYIPLDVEYPSQRKLSIVEDGNADYIITLSEYIDDEFRSQYKGEIICLDLIEEELKDKDSSNVNTKVDINNLAYILFTSGSTGKPKGVMIEHLGMLNHIFAERDELQLDENLVFAQNANHCFDISVWQFFAALALGGTTAIYPNELILEVDKFTEKIVRDKVTLLEVVPSYLIVMMDYIESNKLTLDQLKYLMITGEAAKPNVIKRWFELFKDKKMVNAYGPAEASDDITQYIIDAETNTDIVSIGKPLSNINIYIMNKEMELCPVGVAGEICVSGICVGRGYINNPEKTEESFVYDPLQTDEKVRMYKTGDIGKWLPDGNIEFIGRSDFQVKVRGFRIELGEIESRIAEFNDVKDAVAVVKKDSKGNNYICAYFAADVDINEEELKEYLGNFVPSYMIPSYFVQLEELPLSPNGKIDRKALPEPEIDENREYVPPRNEIEELLVDIWQQTLGVDRIGINDNFFSLGGDSIKAIKVSSTLGNNGYKLEVRNLFQYPVISKLSAYVKSNTVEAFQGIVEGEVNLTPIQEGFFKHNFTDKHHYNQSVMLFCKDGLKEEYFEEVFDKLIEHHDALRMSYKVNEGAISQINKGIEPKAYGFLVKDLTNADNYKEIIQEEANKLQGSVDLENGPLVQGCLFKTSIGDYLSIVIHHLVVDGVSWRIILEDLENAYSSLCEGLEIQLPKKTSSYKEWSGKLVEYSQSTELLKELEYWTVVENSEAVNLPQTSKIDVDKNKDTALLSVSLDEEATKNLLTECNTAYNTDINDLLLSALGISMKKWTGSDEILINLEGHGREELFKDIDITRTVGWFTAEYPVLIDMAKAEDISFTLKNTKETLRRVPNKGIGYGILKHLSEEAQENFKSSKKPQISFNYLGDFGEEASGKHFGIADINSGSDVSPELEREYVLDINGIILENKLMLKIEFNKKQFTEDSIEKLLSNYIEVLKAIIAHCMGKEETEITPDDVGYSDMSLEQFDDLVDELSDLLGDLDL, from the coding sequence ATGAAAGGAAAGAATAATTTTATGTTTAATTTTAAGACTCTCGCTGAAGCGATAACCTATAGAAAAGATACCGTAGATAAAGGTATTCTATTTATTAAAGGTGAAAAAGAGGAATTTTATTTATCTTATAAAGACCTTTATGTTAAGTCTCTTAAGTATTTGTATAGTCTTCAACAAGAAGGTATGAATGCTGGAGATGAATTAGTATTTCAAATTAATGATAATTGTGAATTTATATGTGTGTTCTGGGCATGTATTTTAGGTGGCATAGTGCCAGTGCCAGTTACCATTGGTAATAACCATGAACATAAGTTGAAGCTTGTAAAGATATTAAACATTCTTAACAATCCATTTTTAATTGCTGATGAAAAGTCTGTCGTTAGCTTTAAAAAATTCATCGAGGAAAATGATATTATTGATTTTGATAAAATGTATGAAAATAAGTTAATCAGTTTAGAAAATTTAGATAAAGTAGATGGTATTGGACAATTACATAAGGTTGATTCTAAGGACATTGCGTTTATACAATTTTCTTCAGGTTCAACTGGTGATCCTAAGGGTGTAATATTAACCCATGATAATTTGCTTACTAATATTTACGCAATTATAAAGGGCGGGAAGATTGAAGTTTCAGAATCAGTTCTAACTTGGATGCCGTTAACTCATGATATGGGACTTATTGGTTGTCATTTAACTCCACTGATTAATGGAATGCTTCAAATGAACATGCATACGAGTTTATTTATAAAGTATCCTACACTTTGGATGAAGAAGGCAAATGAGCATAGAGCTAATATACTTCAATCACCTAATTTTGGATATAAATATTTCTTGAGTTGGTTTAAATCAGAAATTGCAAAGGATTGGGATTTGTCTTGTGTTAGGTTAATATTCAATGGTGCTGAGCCTATCTCAATAGAGTTATGCCATGAGTTTACAGAAATAATGGCAGAATATAATCTTTCAAGGAATGTTATTTTCCCTGTATACGGACTTGCCGAAGCTTGTTTAGCAGTAACTTTCCCACCGGTTGAAGAAGAAATACATACTATAAAATTAGTCCGTGATTCTATTGTTCTTGGTTCTAAGGTAGAGATAACTAATAGTGATGAAAATAGTGTGCAATTTGTTGAGGTAGGTTATCCAGTTGATAATTGTTACGTTAAAATTTGTGATGAAGACAACAATACTTTAGAAGAGGAATTTGTTGGGGTAATACATATTAAAGGTAACAATGTAACTAGCGGTTACTTTAATAATAAAGAAGCTACTGATGCAGTGATAAGTGATGATAATTGGCTTGATACAGGTGACTTAGGGTTCTTAAGAAATGGAAGACTTGTGGTCACTGGAAGAAAAAAAGACATCATATTTATAAATGGGCAAAACTATTATCCTCATGATATAGAACGTGTTGTAGAAACTATCGAAGGTGTACGTGGTGGTGGAGTTGCCGCTTGCGGTGTTTATAATAAAGAATTAGATAAAGAAGAGATTTGTGTTTTTGTTTTATTTAAAAAGCATTTAACAGAGTTCTCGAAGCTTGCTTTAGAAATAAAAAAATATATCAGTGAAAATATGGGCTTAGAAGTAAGCAATGTTTTACCTGTTAAGAAGATACCTAAGACTACTAGTGGAAAAGTTCAAAGATATAGATTTAAGAAAGATTATGAAGAGGGACTTTATAGTCAATTAGTAAAAGATTTAGATGAAGTAATAAGTAAAGTTTTTTCAGAGAGAACTATAGAAGAGGCTTCAACAGAGACTGAAAAAACTTTAGTTGACATATGTAAGAAGATTTTTAAATTCGAAATATTAGGGGTAACTGACAGTTTCTTTGATTTAGGAATTAACTCTATAAAGATTGCGGAATTATCAAATAAGATATCAAAAGAATTTAGCGTTCAAATTCCTATTTCAGATATGTTCTCTTGCTCAAATATAAGACTTTTAGCTAAATATATCGATGAAGCTGACAGAAATCAATATGTTGCCATTGATAAGATTACAGAGGAAGAAGAATATTATCAGGTATCTTCTGCTCAAAAGAGAATCTTTATTTTAGAGGATATTGAGCAGGGTGGATTAATGTACAATATGCCTGGTGCATTGGTACTTGAAGGAAGTTTAGATATAGAGCATTTAGAAAATTCCTTTAGAAAATTAATAGATAGACACGAAGCTTTAAGAACTTCATTCCTTTTCGTCAATGACGAACCAAGGCAGAAGATTCATGAAGAGGTTACATTTAATTTAAATTGTGAGCAATGTGATGAAAAGGATATTGATGCAATAATAAATGATTTTATAAGACCTTTCAATTTAAATGAAGCTCCACTTATGAGAGTAAAATTATTAAAGGTGAAAGAGGATAAATATTATTTACTTATAGATATGCATCATATAATTTCAGATGGTGTATCAGTAAATCTATTAATAAAGGATTTAAATAAACTTTATAATAACGAAGAATTACCGGAATTAAAACTACAATATAAGGATTTCGCTGCGTGGCAAAATAAAATCCTTTCTGTAGGAAATGTTGAAAAGCAAAAGAACTATTGGATTGATAGATTTAGTGGAGATATTCCAGTATTGAGTATGTCAATGGACTACAATAGACCTGCGACGCAAAGTTTTGAAGGTGATAAGATTTACTTTGATCTTGATGAAAAACTTTCACTTAAGTTAAATAAGGTAGCTAAAGATGCTGGCTCAACAATGTATATGGTACTGTTAGCTGCATACAATGTTTTACTTTCCAGGTATTCAGGACAAGAGGATATAATAGTTGGTTCACCTATAGCTGGAAGAACTAGAACAGAGCTTGAAAATGTTATGGGTATGTTTGTAAATACTTTAGCTATGAGAAATGCACCTGTTTCTAGCTTAAGCTTCCTTGAATTCTTAGAGGATGTTAAGAAAAATACTCTTAGTGCTATTGATAACCAGGAATATCAATTTGAAGATCTTGTAGAGGCTTTAAATATCCCAAGAGATATCAGTAGAAATCCTTTGTTTGACACTATGTTTACAATGCAAAATATGGAAAATACACAGATGAACCTTGAAGGGCTAAAGGTTAAATCATATAACATTGATTCAAAAGCAGCAAAGTTTGATATGTCTCTTGATGCTATAGAAAAGGACGATAAGATTCTATTTGAATTAGAGTATTGTACTGCTTTATTTAAGAAGGAAACTATTGAAGCTTTAAAAAATCATTTTATAAATATTTTAACTTCTGTTTCAGAAGAGCCAAATGTTAAACTTGCTGAGATAGACATGCTTTCAGACATTGAGAAACAGCTAATAGTTGATAAGTTCAATAGTAAGAAGTGCCAATATGATTTTAGAAAAACTCTTCATGAACTCTTTGAAGAAAATGCTAAAAATAATCCAACAAAGACTGCCGTGATTTATGAAGATAGCAAAATTAGCTATGAAGAATTAAACAAGAAATCAAATAGAATAGCTAATTACTTAATAAGTCAAGGAATAAGCAATGAAAACCTTGTTGGAGTGTTGATGGAACGTACTCCTTTAATGGTTGAAGCAATACTGGGAATCTGGAAATCCAATAATGCTTATATACCATTAGATAGCAAACATCCAGTAGAAAGAAAGATTGGAGTACTTAAGGATAGTGATGCTGAAGCTATAATAACTTTATCAGAATTTATAGATGAAGAATTTAAAAAGGAATACAAGGGGAAAATTGTAGTTCTTGATTTAATTGAAGAGGAAATATTAAATCAATCAATAGACAACCCAGGACTGAATAGTGATATAGATTCTCTAGCGTACGTGTTATTTACCTCTGGTTCAACTGGTAAGCCAAAGGGAGTAATGATTGAACATAAGGGAATGCTTAATCATATTTTTGCTGAAAGAGATGAGTTAAATCTTGATAGTAATATGGTCTTTGCACAAAATGCTAGTCATTGTTTTGATATTTCAGTTTGGCAGTTCTTTGCAGCACTTGCGTTAGGCGGCACTACTGCGATATATTCAAATGAGCTTATTCTTGAACCAACTAAGTTTACGAAACAAATTATTAATAACAAGGTAACATTATTAGAAGTAGTACCATCATATCTTATGACCATTATGGATGCTGTAGAAGAAGATAGTACATTAACTTTAGAAGATTTGAAATGGTTAATGATAACTGGAGAAGCTGTAAAGAATTCAGTTGTAAAGAGATGGTTTACTCTTAAACCTAATATTAAAATGATTAACGCTTATGGTCCTGCGGAAGCTTCAGATGATATAACACAGTATATTATAGATGAATTCCCAGAAAATCTTGAGAACATTCCAATAGGAACTCCTTTAAATAACGTTAATTTATATATAGCTGATAAGGATATGAATTTATGTCCTGTAGGTGTAGTAGGAGAAATTTGTGTATCAGGAATATGTGTAGGAAGAGGATATATTAATAATCCTGAAAAGACAGCTGAGGTTTTCCTTGATGATCCATTTATCAATGGTGAAAATGTTAGATTATATAGAACTGGTGACTTAGGGAAATGGATACCAGATGGAAGTATAGAATTTATAGGAAGAAGAGATTACCAAGTAAAGGTTAGAGGATTTAGAATTGAACTTGGTGAAATTGAAAATGTTTTTGCAGGATATAAAGGTGTAAGAGATGTTGTGGCAGTAACTAAAAATGACCATAGAGGAAATAACTTTATCTGTGCATACTACTCAACTGATGAAGAGGTTGAAGTTCAAGAGATTAAGGAATATTTATCAAGATACATTCCTGAATATATGATTCCAGCGTACTTTATGGAAATGGAACAGTTACCTTTACTGTCAAATGCAAAGGTTGATAGAAAAAGTTTACCAGATCCTACTTTTGAGAGAACAGAAGAATATGTTCTTCCAAGCAATGAAGTGGAAGAAAAACTTCTTGAGATTTGGAAGGAAATTCTTAAACTTGATAGGATAAGCGTTACAGATAATTTCTTTAGTATAGGTGGACATTCATTAAGAGCAGCAAATCTTTCTGCTAGAATTTCCAGGGAAATAAATGTTAAAATTCCAACAAAAGATATATTTATCTATCCTACAATTAAGGAATTAGCTGTACAAATAGAAAAATCACAACCAGACAATTATAAGGCAATTGAACTTATTGAGGAGAGTGAATACTACGAATTATCTTCAGCACAAAAGAGATTATATGTACTTGATAGCTTTGAAGAAAATAGCACAATGTACAATATGCCTGGAGTTATGGTTGTAGAAGGTAGCCTTGATAAAATTCAATTGGAAAATGCATTTAAGAAGATAATAGAAAGACATGAAACTTTGAGAAGCAGTTTCCATTACCTTGAGAATGAGCCTTATCAAAAGGTATATGAAACAGTTGAATTTAGTCTAAGTTATGATGAAAAAGATGAAGAAGAAATTTATGCTTTAGCTAAAGAATTTATAAAGCCTTTTGATTTAACTAAGGCACCCTTATTAAGAGCAGGAATAGTTAAGGTAGAAGAAGCTAAACATTATTTATTCTTTGATATGCATCATATAGTATCAGATGGTATATCTATAGATGTTTTAACCAGTGAATTAAGTGATATCTATAATGGAATTGAACCTTCACCAATTAAGGTTCAATACAAGGATTTTGCTAGTTGGCAAAATGATATCCTTAAGAGCGAGGAAATGAAAATCCATGAAGAATATTGGTTAAACAAGTTTAGTGGAGAAATTCCAATTTTAGCTATGCCAACAGATTATACAAGACCTTCAGTGCAAAGTTTTGAAGGAAATAGAATATTCTTCGAAGCAAATAGTGAACTAACTACTAAACTTAAAAAACTTGTTAAAGAAACAGATACCACTTTATATATGGTTTTATTATCAGCTTATAATGTATTGTTATCAAAATATACTGGACAAGACGATATTGTAGTTGGATCTCCTTCAGCAGGAAGAGAAAAAGTTGAACTTGAGAATATGATAGGTATGTTTGTAAATACCTTAGCTTTAAGAAACATTCAAAAGCCAACGATGACATTTAAAGAATTCTTATTAAATGTAAAGGAAGATTCACTAAAAGCTTATGAAAGTCAAAGCTATCAATTTGAGGAACTGGTAGAAAAATTAAATATCCCTAGGGATATAAGTAGAAATCCTATTTTTGATACTATGTTCACAATGCAAAATACGGAAAATCTTGAAATTGCAATGGGTGGTTTAACATTTAAACCATATAGAATAGACTTCAATGTTTCTAAATTTGACTTATCCTTGGATGCAGTAGAGAACAAGGGGAAAATTGAATTTGAAATGGAATATTGTACTGCGTTATTTAAAAAGGAAACTATAGATAGAATTTCTGATCATTTTATAAATATATTGAGTTCAATAGTGGAAAATCCAAATGCCAAGTTAAGTGAAATAACTTTACTTACTGAAAAAGAGAAAAAGCAAATTCTTTGTGATTTTAATGGCAAAAAGGTTCCATATGATTTTAGTAAGACTTTACATCAATTATTTGAAGATAACGCAGTGAAAACCCCAGATAAAACAGCAATAATTTTTGGGGATGAAAACATATCCTATGATGCATTGAATAAAAAATCAAATAGTTTCGCTAGATATTTAATTGAGAAGAATGTAAAACTTGAAACTATAGTTGGAGTTATGCTTCATCGTTCACCAAGGTTTGTTGAAAGTGTATTAGCAATTTGGAAAGCTGGGGGCGCGTATATTCCTCTTGATGTTGAATATCCAAGTCAGAGAAAGCTAAGCATAGTAGAAGACGGAAATGCTGATTATATAATAACTTTATCAGAATACATAGATGATGAATTTAGAAGCCAATATAAAGGTGAAATTATTTGTCTAGACCTTATTGAAGAAGAACTTAAAGATAAAGATAGTTCTAATGTAAATACAAAGGTAGATATCAATAATCTTGCTTACATATTATTTACTTCTGGTTCAACAGGAAAACCAAAGGGAGTAATGATTGAACATTTAGGAATGTTAAATCATATTTTCGCTGAAAGAGATGAACTTCAATTAGATGAGAATTTAGTGTTTGCTCAAAATGCTAATCATTGCTTTGATATCTCAGTATGGCAATTCTTTGCAGCACTCGCTTTAGGGGGAACTACTGCAATATATCCAAATGAACTTATTCTTGAAGTAGACAAGTTTACTGAGAAAATAGTTCGTGATAAGGTTACACTTCTTGAAGTAGTACCTTCATACTTAATTGTTATGATGGATTATATTGAAAGTAATAAATTAACCCTGGATCAGTTAAAGTACCTTATGATAACTGGAGAAGCAGCAAAACCAAATGTTATAAAAAGATGGTTTGAGTTATTTAAAGATAAGAAGATGGTTAATGCATATGGACCAGCAGAAGCTTCAGACGATATAACTCAATACATAATTGATGCTGAGACAAATACAGATATAGTTTCAATTGGTAAGCCATTAAGTAATATAAATATTTATATTATGAATAAAGAGATGGAACTTTGTCCTGTAGGAGTAGCTGGTGAAATTTGTGTATCTGGTATTTGTGTAGGAAGAGGATACATTAATAATCCAGAAAAAACTGAGGAATCTTTTGTTTACGATCCACTGCAAACTGATGAAAAAGTTAGAATGTATAAGACTGGTGATATAGGTAAGTGGTTACCTGATGGAAATATAGAATTTATAGGTAGATCTGACTTCCAAGTAAAAGTTAGAGGTTTCAGAATTGAACTAGGAGAAATTGAAAGCAGAATTGCAGAGTTTAATGATGTAAAAGATGCTGTAGCAGTAGTTAAAAAGGATAGCAAAGGAAATAATTATATTTGTGCTTATTTTGCTGCTGACGTTGATATCAATGAAGAAGAACTTAAAGAATATCTTGGAAACTTTGTACCAAGCTATATGATTCCTTCTTATTTTGTTCAGTTAGAAGAGTTACCTCTTTCACCAAATGGGAAGATTGATAGAAAAGCCTTGCCAGAGCCTGAAATTGATGAAAACAGAGAATATGTTCCACCGAGAAATGAAATTGAAGAATTATTAGTTGATATTTGGCAACAAACTTTAGGTGTGGACAGGATTGGCATTAATGATAACTTCTTTAGCTTAGGTGGAGACTCAATAAAAGCCATTAAAGTATCATCTACTCTTGGAAACAATGGATATAAGCTAGAGGTAAGAAATTTATTCCAGTATCCAGTGATTTCTAAGCTAAGTGCTTATGTGAAATCAAATACTGTTGAAGCCTTCCAAGGAATTGTTGAAGGAGAAGTCAATTTAACACCAATACAAGAAGGATTCTTTAAACACAACTTTACTGATAAGCATCATTATAATCAATCAGTTATGCTTTTCTGTAAGGATGGACTTAAAGAAGAATATTTTGAAGAGGTATTTGATAAATTAATAGAACATCATGATGCCTTAAGAATGAGCTATAAGGTTAATGAGGGTGCTATTTCACAAATTAATAAGGGGATTGAACCTAAAGCATATGGTTTCCTTGTAAAAGATTTAACTAATGCTGATAACTACAAAGAAATAATTCAAGAAGAAGCTAATAAACTTCAGGGTTCAGTTGATTTGGAAAACGGTCCGTTAGTTCAAGGATGCTTGTTTAAAACTTCTATTGGGGATTATTTATCAATAGTAATCCACCACTTAGTAGTTGATGGAGTTTCTTGGAGAATTATTCTTGAAGATTTAGAAAATGCTTATAGCAGTCTTTGTGAAGGACTAGAAATTCAATTACCGAAGAAAACTAGCTCTTATAAAGAATGGTCAGGAAAGCTAGTTGAATATTCTCAGAGCACAGAACTTCTTAAGGAATTGGAATATTGGACTGTAGTTGAAAATTCTGAAGCAGTTAATTTACCACAAACTTCAAAAATTGATGTTGATAAGAATAAGGATACGGCATTATTATCAGTATCCCTTGATGAAGAAGCTACGAAGAACCTCTTAACGGAGTGTAATACAGCTTATAATACTGATATCAATGATCTTCTTCTTTCAGCTTTAGGAATTTCAATGAAAAAGTGGACTGGAAGTGATGAGATTTTAATTAACCTAGAAGGCCACGGAAGAGAAGAGTTATTTAAGGATATAGATATAACTCGAACTGTAGGTTGGTTTACTGCTGAATATCCTGTACTTATAGATATGGCAAAAGCTGAGGATATTTCATTTACATTAAAGAATACAAAGGAAACTTTAAGACGAGTACCTAATAAAGGAATCGGTTATGGCATATTAAAGCACTTATCAGAGGAAGCACAAGAAAACTTTAAATCATCGAAAAAACCACAAATAAGCTTTAACTATCTTGGTGATTTTGGTGAAGAAGCTTCAGGTAAACACTTTGGTATTGCAGATATAAATTCTGGAAGTGATGTTAGTCCAGAGCTAGAGAGAGAGTATGTTCTAGATATAAACGGAATAATTCTTGAAAATAAATTAATGCTAAAGATTGAATTCAATAAAAAGCAATTTACAGAGGATTCAATAGAAAAACTTTTATCAAATTATATAGAAGTTCTTAAGGCGATAATAGCTCATTGTATGGGAAAAGAAGAGACAGAAATTACTCCTGATGATGTTGGTTATAGCGATATGTCCTTAGAACAATTCGACGATTTGGTAGATGAGCTATCTGACTTGCTCGGAGATTTAGATTTATAG
- a CDS encoding HAMP domain-containing sensor histidine kinase, producing MKNNISEVIGRILYIPAKVYNYILDKFGKSIRLEIILVFIICIFTAATAGKLVDLAFRLSSIQVKEEQRNIINRLNDPAVTIAREFEDKKLSIKDNVQVEHLLQSQKTDKGYEVMIVSTEGKILYCTNNNITKKEISITALVRGFFPDTMQLGIHEEERHGKEFTSFYPISFIDEEAYIVVNNKVSKKHIISDSYITNSQIISVTTMFLVFISTFILLTNKKMTYLQYVSAGLLEISKGNLDYKIKKIGEDEIALLANNINYMAEELKKQIENERNAEKIKNELITNVSHDLRTPLTSIRGYLEVIRTMKNYDQEQLEQYISIVYNKSENLGNLIDDLFEYTKLVNNQIAVQYQEIDLNQLISQLMEELVPVCEENNLTMTRNNINDKILINLDPDKIVRIFENLLINAIKYSLKPSEIRINIINNNDLVQVSISNQCSYISEEELQRLFERFYRIDKDRSSSTGGSGLGLAIAKSLVTMQGGSIDVKYESGYIYFIVSFKII from the coding sequence TTGAAAAATAATATTTCGGAGGTTATAGGCAGAATATTATATATACCAGCAAAAGTATATAATTATATACTTGATAAGTTTGGTAAAAGCATAAGGTTGGAGATAATATTAGTTTTTATAATATGTATATTTACAGCTGCTACAGCTGGAAAACTTGTTGATTTGGCTTTTAGGCTCAGTTCAATTCAAGTGAAGGAAGAACAAAGGAATATCATTAATAGACTTAATGATCCAGCAGTGACTATAGCAAGAGAATTTGAAGACAAAAAGCTTAGTATTAAAGATAATGTTCAAGTTGAACATTTATTACAGTCACAAAAGACTGATAAGGGCTATGAGGTTATGATTGTAAGTACAGAGGGAAAAATTTTATATTGTACAAACAATAATATTACAAAAAAAGAAATAAGTATTACAGCTTTGGTTAGGGGTTTTTTTCCTGATACCATGCAGTTAGGGATACATGAAGAAGAAAGACATGGTAAGGAATTTACAAGCTTTTATCCTATAAGTTTTATTGATGAAGAAGCGTATATAGTGGTAAATAATAAGGTATCAAAGAAGCATATTATTAGTGATAGTTATATTACAAATTCTCAAATAATTTCAGTCACAACAATGTTTCTGGTATTTATAAGTACCTTTATTTTATTAACTAACAAAAAAATGACATATTTACAATATGTATCTGCTGGACTTTTGGAGATTTCTAAAGGTAACTTAGATTATAAAATTAAGAAAATAGGTGAAGATGAAATAGCATTGCTTGCAAATAATATAAATTATATGGCTGAAGAACTTAAAAAGCAGATTGAAAATGAAAGAAATGCTGAAAAGATTAAGAATGAATTGATTACTAACGTTTCTCATGATTTAAGAACACCGCTTACCTCAATAAGAGGATATTTAGAAGTAATTAGAACTATGAAAAATTATGATCAAGAGCAATTAGAGCAATATATAAGCATTGTGTACAATAAATCGGAGAACTTAGGAAATCTTATAGATGATTTATTTGAATATACAAAGTTAGTAAATAATCAAATAGCTGTTCAATATCAAGAAATAGATTTAAACCAATTGATATCGCAGCTTATGGAGGAGCTTGTTCCTGTTTGTGAAGAAAATAATTTAACAATGACGAGAAATAATATAAATGACAAAATACTTATTAATTTAGACCCTGACAAAATAGTGAGAATTTTTGAAAACTTACTGATCAATGCAATTAAATATTCATTAAAACCTAGTGAAATAAGAATTAATATCATAAATAATAATGATTTAGTACAAGTTAGTATTTCAAATCAGTGTAGTTATATTTCTGAGGAAGAATTACAAAGATTATTTGAACGATTTTATAGAATTGATAAGGATAGATCTTCGAGTACAGGTGGCAGCGGGTTAGGTCTTGCCATTGCTAAGAGCTTGGTAACGATGCAAGGGGGATCAATTGACGTAAAGTATGAGAGCGGATATATTTATTTTATTGTAAGTTTTAAAATTATATAA